From the genome of Bacillus kexueae:
TCGTTATACTCAAAAGCTGGCTCGTATAAGTCGTTCTCTCCTCGTTTAATAGCCATTTTCACGGAACCATTTGTATGAATAGAAACCTCTTTTTCCTTCCCTTTTACAACAGGTAAGCTCGTTTCACCTGGTAATTGATATTCCGCAGGAAATAGTTCTTCTACTGAAAAATTACTGAAAGCGTAATTTAAAATCTTTTTTGTTTCATTAAATCGGTGAACATATTGATTACTTCCACTACCTTGAGCGTTCATCACAACCGAAATAATTCGCATACCATTTCGTTCTGCCGTTGCTGTAAAAGAAGAACCCGCAAAATCTGTATAACCAGTTTTTAATCCATCTACACCTTCATATCCATACACTAAACCAGGTAACATCCAGTTCCAGTTTTGCATGTTGATGGCATCTTCAGTTCCTTCTTGAAACACCTTTTTCTCAATGCTGGCTGTTTCTAAAATTTCCGGGTAGTTATTAATTAGGTGGTACGCTAATGTTGCCACATCACGTGCAGACATCATATTTTCTTCTTCTGCACCAGTTCCTTTAGGATGCATGCCTAATAAATCACGGTTGTTTAATCCGGTAGAATTCACAAAAGTCGCTGTATCCATTCCGAGCTCTTTTGCCTTATCATTCATCATTTTTACGAAGTTCGTTTCTGTACCTGCGACAATTTCCGCAATGGCAATAGCCGCACCATTTGCTGAATAGATAGCCATCGCCTCGTATAACTCGCGAACATTATAAGACCCATCTTTTCTTAATGGAACATTAGACAAACTTCTATATTGAGAAATTTGATATACATACTCGCTTGGTTGATAAGTTTGATCCCATGATACTTTACCGTCAGCGATCGCTTCTAACAGTAAGTATTCTGTCATCATTTTCGTCATACTTGCTATCCCAAGAGACTCGTCAACATTTTTCCCGTAAATTACTTTACCTGTAGATGCTTCTACAGCAATCGCAGCAGACGCATTAATGCCTAAAGGGTCGTTTTCCGCAGCTGAAGCTGGTGTAGCAACAGGTGTAAAAAGACCAAATGTTAGC
Proteins encoded in this window:
- a CDS encoding D-alanyl-D-alanine carboxypeptidase family protein, which codes for MKSLTALFLSIVLTFGLFTPVATPASAAENDPLGINASAAIAVEASTGKVIYGKNVDESLGIASMTKMMTEYLLLEAIADGKVSWDQTYQPSEYVYQISQYRSLSNVPLRKDGSYNVRELYEAMAIYSANGAAIAIAEIVAGTETNFVKMMNDKAKELGMDTATFVNSTGLNNRDLLGMHPKGTGAEEENMMSARDVATLAYHLINNYPEILETASIEKKVFQEGTEDAINMQNWNWMLPGLVYGYEGVDGLKTGYTDFAGSSFTATAERNGMRIISVVMNAQGSGSNQYVHRFNETKKILNYAFSNFSVEELFPAEYQLPGETSLPVVKGKEKEVSIHTNGSVKMAIKRGENDLYEPAFEYNEDLLNEEGALTAPIEKGTSVGSLIVKYNGEGQDLGYVNGINGGKIDVVTAEEVEKANWFVLTMRGIGGFFGDIWDGITNAVKGLFS